Genomic segment of Acidobacteriota bacterium:
CCAGTTTGGTCTCGACGAGGCCATCCGTGGCCGAGAAGGCGAGGTGCACCGCATTCGGATCCAGATACCCACGATAGGTGTCCAGGGATTCCTGTGCGGACGCGGCCAGGCCCTGGGCGTCGATCTCGAAACGGAGTTCGACGAAATCCGACTCCAGGTCAGGCGACAGGTAATCGGAACTTGGCCGCGCCGCCTCCCGTGCGAACAAGACTGCCAGCCACGAATCCATGCGCCACATCGCCAGACGCAATGACTGCTGATAATCCGTCTCCGCGCGCGCGGCCAGTTCTCGTCGTTCGAGATCGACGACGACCCGCGTCGTCCAGATTAGCGCCAGGGCGACGATGACATTGCACGCGCCGAAGACAACCCACCATCTGGCTGCGCGGCTCACGACGGCTCCCACGTCAACATGTAGCCCTTGCCGCGCACGGTAACGATCCGGGTGGGGTTGGCGGCGTCTGGCTCGATCTTCTCTCGTAGGCGGCGAATGTGCATGTCCACCGCGCGTGTTTCCATCTCACGCGCGTTGCCACCCCAGACTCGTTGTAGCAGTTCCTTCCGATCGATGGGGCGTTCGCGGTTGACTGCGAGATAACGCAACAGTCGGGTCTCGAGGTCTGAGAGCGTGTAGCTGTCGCCGTTCGGCAGAACGACCTGACCCAACTCGAGCTGCACCGTGCGATCAGCGAGTTGTATTTCGCGAACGTCGCTTGGCCTCTCGGCCGAACGGCGTAATACCGCCTCAACGCGGGCCAGAAGCTCGGTAGCGCTGAAGGGTTTGACCACGTAGTCGTCGGCGCCGAGTTTGAGCCCGCGCACGCGGTCTTCCTCGACTCCGCGTGCGGTGAGCATGATCACGGGCAACTGCGGGTGCGACTCGCGCAGCTCACGCAGGATCTCGAACCCATCCTTGCCGGGAAGCACCACGTCCAGCAGTAGCAAATCCGGAGACGCGGCGTAGGCCGTGGACAGCGCCTCGTCGCCTCTCGAACACTCCTCGACCGCGTAGCCGGCGTAGCGTAGGGCGTCAGAAAGCCCGCGCCGGATGGGTTCGTCGTCTTCGACTACAAGGATTGTTGTTTGCGGCAAAATAACCCTTAGTGCACTAACACCCGTCGCAATTGAAGCCTTTGGCCATCGCCTGTTCTCGGATTGCGTTGCGCATCGCCTCGCCGAGTCCCGCCTCGCCAATCCGGGTGGCGATCGCCTGTCTAACGAACGTCTCGCGCGCATCGCTTAACGATTGGATCTCCGTCTGGATACCCTCACGTAGCGCGCGCTTGGCGTCGATGAACTCAATCATCTCATCCATCGTCATCGATTGCATCTCCTCGGGCAGGTCGGCAGGGGAGATCGCATCCCAGTTGAAGCCATCTTCGAGCGACTTGTCCACAAGATCCCATGAAGCATTGTTGTACAGAGCGCCACCCTTGGCCACGATGCGGCTGCTACACGACTGAACGCCCAGACGCGACGCATTGCTGTCCTGCGCGATCTGGTTGGTCAGTCCATCCTGCCCCTTTTCACCGTAGGGAACGTACGTCGTATTGAGCCTGCCGTTCAATTCGAGCAATAAAGTGTCCTGAGGGGCTGCGATCTGGATCGATCCGGTCGAGGGGTCGATGGCGGAAAAGTTGCCCTCGCCGGCCTGGGCGATCTCGTGCCACTTCTCGACGACACCCTGTTCGCGATTACCTGCATATAGAGCATTAATAATGATGTCCCGATCTCGGGCCGCTCGTGCCGCGATGCGAAAATCGTCATCCTCGACGCCCTGGTCCGCCGACTCGTTGCCGGCGACGAACACCACGCGGAGGGCGTCGTGTTCCGGCGACCAATTCATGCCGTCCAACGCCTCGTTCAACGCGCGTCCGACGAGCTCATCGCCACCCCCGGTCGTCAACTCCATCAACTCAGCGTAGACCTCGTCCAGTTCGTAGGTCAGGTCCACGTGCTGGATGATGAAGCCCTGATCTGCGGTGGCCTTATCCGTGCCGAAACTGATTAGACCGACTCGCAACTCGGGCGTGGGTTTCATGCGGCCCAGTTCGTTGACAACATCCCACACGCGGGCCCGCGTGGCGTCGAGCAGGTTCTCCATGCTGCCCGATGTGTCCAGCATGACCACCACGTCAACCGGGCGTGTCTCCTGCGCCATCGACGGGGTGAGCGTCAGAAGCAGAATGGCGAGGGCAATAAGGGCGGTTCGAATCGTTCCGGCTGTCGTCATCGGGGTTCCTCCAGGAATCTGTTCTCAGTGAGGAAGGATGCCCCATGGCCGATGAGAATGCTGTCACAGCTGTGTAACAGCCCCATCCGGCCCGATAGTCGCTCGAATATCAGACGTGCCGGCTCGAGATGAGATTCCTTAAGTATGAAGGGAAGGACGTCGCATCGTCTTCACAAATCGGTCAGATTGACCGACGGGCGTTCTTCGCTTGATCGAAACTGGGGTTAATGGACCCCCCCGGCTCAATCCGGGACGCTGGACAGCCGAAAACCGGATTGGATGGCCTGGCCGCGCCGCTCCACCGCTTGTGTCTTGAGAGTTTTCGACCCTAGATTGTGATTGGGAGAGGACCCCCATGTCTTTAGAATTTACGGATAG
This window contains:
- a CDS encoding response regulator transcription factor, translated to MPQTTILVVEDDEPIRRGLSDALRYAGYAVEECSRGDEALSTAYAASPDLLLLDVVLPGKDGFEILRELRESHPQLPVIMLTARGVEEDRVRGLKLGADDYVVKPFSATELLARVEAVLRRSAERPSDVREIQLADRTVQLELGQVVLPNGDSYTLSDLETRLLRYLAVNRERPIDRKELLQRVWGGNAREMETRAVDMHIRRLREKIEPDAANPTRIVTVRGKGYMLTWEPS
- a CDS encoding VWA domain-containing protein produces the protein MTTAGTIRTALIALAILLLTLTPSMAQETRPVDVVVMLDTSGSMENLLDATRARVWDVVNELGRMKPTPELRVGLISFGTDKATADQGFIIQHVDLTYELDEVYAELMELTTGGGDELVGRALNEALDGMNWSPEHDALRVVFVAGNESADQGVEDDDFRIAARAARDRDIIINALYAGNREQGVVEKWHEIAQAGEGNFSAIDPSTGSIQIAAPQDTLLLELNGRLNTTYVPYGEKGQDGLTNQIAQDSNASRLGVQSCSSRIVAKGGALYNNASWDLVDKSLEDGFNWDAISPADLPEEMQSMTMDEMIEFIDAKRALREGIQTEIQSLSDARETFVRQAIATRIGEAGLGEAMRNAIREQAMAKGFNCDGC